In Streptomyces sp. NBC_00414, a single window of DNA contains:
- a CDS encoding amidohydrolase, which produces MSIPSQRPATADLLIHGGDVLTVDEAGTIVPDGAVAVRDGEIVEVGPAEELRARYATADTLDATGCLVLPGLVNAHTHLAMTLLRGRADDVTLQGFLERVLRWESELLSAENVATAIRVAIAESVRAGVTSALDMYWFHEAAERVAREAGWRLHTGPTFMDVPDPADAIAYEDRLEWARRDLAGRTRRPGTRPVLFAHSAYTLSPEQLTEIASLAREFDALLHIHAAENATEVATVEVRYGKRPVELLDSLGLLGPDLLLAHAVDLTGAEIAALARTGTSVAHCPVSNLKLGCGIAPVPRMLSAGVTVGLGTDGAVSSNTLDVLRALGLAALVHKADGDPTAVGAEQAVRMATIQGAKALGLDAQLGSLEAGKRADLIVLDLGGPHLAPRHDLWSTLAYAARADDVRDTLVDGRVLMRDRTLTTLDEAAALADLAALVSRSDLV; this is translated from the coding sequence GTGAGCATCCCTTCCCAACGACCGGCCACCGCCGACCTGTTGATCCACGGCGGTGACGTCCTCACCGTCGACGAGGCGGGCACGATCGTGCCCGACGGAGCCGTGGCCGTCCGTGACGGCGAGATCGTCGAGGTGGGTCCCGCCGAGGAGCTGCGAGCGCGGTACGCGACCGCCGACACCCTCGACGCGACCGGCTGCCTCGTGCTTCCCGGCCTGGTCAACGCGCACACCCACCTGGCGATGACGCTGCTGCGCGGCCGCGCCGACGACGTGACGCTCCAGGGTTTCCTGGAGCGCGTGCTCCGCTGGGAGAGCGAACTGCTGTCGGCGGAGAACGTCGCCACGGCGATCCGGGTCGCGATCGCGGAGAGCGTACGGGCCGGGGTGACCTCGGCGCTCGACATGTACTGGTTCCACGAGGCCGCCGAGCGGGTCGCACGGGAGGCGGGCTGGCGGTTGCACACCGGGCCGACCTTCATGGACGTACCGGACCCGGCCGACGCCATCGCGTACGAGGACCGGCTGGAGTGGGCCCGCCGCGACCTGGCCGGCCGTACCCGGCGGCCCGGCACGCGGCCCGTGCTGTTCGCGCACTCCGCCTACACCCTCTCCCCCGAACAGCTGACCGAGATCGCCTCCCTGGCAAGGGAGTTCGACGCCCTGCTGCACATCCACGCGGCGGAGAACGCGACCGAGGTCGCCACCGTCGAGGTGCGGTACGGGAAGCGGCCGGTCGAACTGCTCGACTCGCTCGGACTGCTCGGCCCCGATCTGCTGCTGGCCCACGCCGTGGACCTCACGGGCGCCGAGATCGCGGCGCTGGCCCGTACCGGCACGTCGGTCGCCCACTGCCCGGTGTCCAACCTCAAGCTGGGCTGCGGCATCGCCCCCGTGCCGCGGATGCTGAGCGCGGGCGTGACGGTCGGCCTCGGCACGGACGGCGCGGTCAGCTCCAACACGCTGGACGTGCTGCGCGCGCTGGGCCTCGCGGCCCTGGTGCACAAGGCCGACGGGGATCCCACCGCCGTCGGCGCCGAGCAGGCCGTCCGCATGGCCACGATCCAGGGGGCCAAGGCGCTGGGCCTGGACGCCCAGCTGGGTTCGCTGGAGGCGGGCAAGCGGGCCGACCTGATCGTCCTGGACCTGGGCGGCCCGCATCTGGCGCCCCGCCACGACCTCTGGTCGACGCTCGCGTACGCCGCCCGGGCCGACGACGTCCGGGACACCCTCGTCGACGGCCGCGTCCTGATGCGCGACCGTACGCTCACCACGCTCGACGAGGCCGCCGCGCTCGCGGACCTGGCGGCTCTCGTGTCACGGTCCGACCTTGTGTGA
- a CDS encoding nucleoside phosphorylase, with translation MTQDLAPITRIPRTGLPARAVVVGDPARAAAVAALLDGAEEVSYHREYRAFSGSWKGVPVVVASHGVGAPGAVLLFQELADAGVTTFLRFGTAGAMRPGIQDGDLVIAEAAVRDDGVTQQLLPPEYPAVATPEAVLALQLAAREQGAPHHRGLVWTRAAFQPGLIPLFSYEGAGLAAIEMELSALYVTASLRGLTAGGVLVIDGANADELVDEASTGGYDPHRDIVAAGVERGSVVALEALRLLAEAEERAL, from the coding sequence ATGACGCAGGATCTGGCCCCCATCACGCGCATACCCCGCACCGGGCTGCCGGCGCGTGCCGTCGTCGTCGGCGACCCCGCGCGCGCCGCGGCCGTCGCCGCACTGCTCGACGGTGCCGAAGAAGTCTCGTACCACCGCGAATACCGTGCGTTCAGCGGGTCTTGGAAGGGTGTGCCGGTCGTCGTCGCCTCGCACGGGGTCGGCGCGCCGGGTGCGGTGCTGCTCTTCCAGGAGCTGGCCGACGCGGGGGTGACCACCTTCCTGCGGTTCGGCACGGCGGGTGCGATGCGCCCCGGGATCCAGGACGGCGACCTGGTCATAGCGGAGGCGGCCGTACGCGACGACGGGGTGACCCAGCAGCTGCTGCCGCCCGAGTATCCGGCGGTGGCCACGCCGGAGGCGGTGCTCGCGCTCCAGCTGGCGGCGCGCGAGCAGGGCGCTCCGCACCACCGGGGTCTCGTGTGGACGCGGGCCGCGTTCCAGCCGGGGCTGATCCCCCTGTTCTCGTACGAGGGTGCGGGGCTCGCGGCCATCGAGATGGAGCTGTCCGCGCTGTACGTGACGGCTTCGCTGCGCGGGCTGACCGCGGGCGGAGTGCTCGTGATCGACGGCGCGAACGCGGACGAGCTGGTCGACGAGGCGAGCACCGGCGGCTACGACCCGCATCGCGACATCGTCGCGGCGGGCGTGGAGCGCGGCTCGGTGGTCGCACTGGAGGCCCTGCGCCTGCTGGCGGAGGCCGAGGAGCGCGCGCTGTGA